The following are from one region of the Roseofilum casamattae BLCC-M143 genome:
- the metE gene encoding 5-methyltetrahydropteroyltriglutamate--homocysteine S-methyltransferase has translation MSNGHIKTHSLGYPRIGAKRELKKATEAYWKGNLSLSELLATGKTLRETNWKKQQAAGIDLIPVNDFSFYDQVLDMSCLLGNVPSRFQWQGGQTDINTVFTIARGTEGGASLVEDEKDCQTNKISTFASEMTKWFNTNYHFIVPEFRVDTKFSLSGTKVFDELAEAKALGMNGKPVLIGPVTYLSLGKVQDSSNPDFDPLTLLDRLLSVYEEIIGKLAAGGAEWIQLDEPIVSTDLSDRQRDALKTAYDRLSKAKGSAKLLVTTYFGGVRDNLDNYLALPVDALHFDFVRGSEDIDTVLASFPQNKILSAGIVEGRNIWKNDYDASLEVLQKAKASVGADRLWVAPSCSLLHSPVTLQNERKLDDELKSWLAFADEKLTEVTELRQLLDGVGSEETLEANRAAAASRKSSDRIHNDAVQKRLAEVKPSDFDRASAFVERQPKQHAKLNLPEFPTTTIGSFPQTKEVRHARAQWKKGKLSDADYDQFLKEEIAKCVAFQDAIGVDMPVHGEFERNDMVEYFGENLEGFAFTSTGWVQSFGTRYVKPPIIFGDVSRPNPMTVYWSEYAQSLTDRPMKGMLTGPVTILQWSFVRDDQPRSATTYQIALAIRDEVVDLEAAGIAAIQIDEPAFREGLPLRHSEWDRYLDWAVKAFHLSACGVKDDTQIHTHMCYSEFNDIIDSIAALDADVITIETSRSNMELLDAFVDFKYPNEIGPGVYDIHSPRVPPTDEMSNLMSKAEAVLPRRNLWVNPDCGLKTRQWSEVKPSLINMVETASKLRATASK, from the coding sequence ATGAGTAACGGCCATATCAAAACCCATTCGCTGGGATACCCTCGCATTGGAGCCAAGCGTGAATTGAAAAAGGCCACGGAAGCCTACTGGAAAGGCAACCTGTCTCTTTCTGAACTGCTCGCTACGGGCAAGACCTTGCGCGAAACCAACTGGAAGAAGCAACAGGCTGCCGGAATCGATCTCATCCCGGTCAACGACTTCTCCTTTTATGACCAAGTGCTCGACATGAGTTGCCTGCTTGGCAATGTGCCGTCGCGCTTCCAGTGGCAAGGCGGGCAAACCGATATCAACACCGTTTTCACCATCGCTCGCGGTACAGAGGGTGGCGCTTCTTTGGTTGAAGACGAGAAAGATTGCCAGACGAACAAGATTTCCACGTTCGCCAGCGAGATGACCAAGTGGTTCAACACGAATTACCACTTCATCGTGCCTGAGTTTCGGGTGGACACGAAGTTTTCCCTGAGCGGCACCAAAGTCTTCGACGAACTCGCGGAAGCTAAGGCACTGGGGATGAATGGGAAGCCGGTACTCATTGGCCCCGTGACTTACCTCTCCCTAGGCAAGGTGCAGGATTCTAGCAACCCGGACTTCGATCCCTTGACCCTCCTCGATCGCCTTCTCTCCGTCTATGAAGAGATTATCGGTAAGCTTGCAGCCGGAGGAGCGGAATGGATACAGCTCGATGAGCCAATTGTTTCCACGGATCTTAGCGATCGCCAGCGCGACGCTTTGAAGACAGCTTACGATCGCCTCTCCAAGGCCAAAGGTTCCGCCAAGTTGCTCGTCACCACCTATTTCGGTGGCGTGAGAGATAATCTCGATAACTACCTCGCGTTGCCCGTTGACGCTTTGCACTTTGATTTCGTGCGCGGTTCAGAGGACATCGACACTGTTCTAGCCTCCTTCCCACAGAACAAAATTCTCTCCGCCGGAATCGTTGAAGGTCGCAATATTTGGAAGAATGATTACGATGCCTCGCTAGAAGTTTTGCAGAAGGCCAAGGCCTCTGTTGGCGCAGATCGACTCTGGGTCGCCCCTAGCTGCTCGCTGCTGCATTCCCCCGTTACCCTACAAAACGAACGAAAGCTAGATGACGAGCTAAAAAGCTGGTTAGCCTTTGCTGACGAGAAACTCACGGAAGTCACCGAACTCCGGCAGCTTCTCGATGGAGTGGGAAGTGAAGAAACTCTGGAAGCCAACCGTGCTGCTGCTGCTTCTCGAAAGTCTAGCGATCGCATCCACAATGATGCCGTGCAAAAGCGCCTTGCTGAGGTGAAGCCTAGCGATTTCGATCGCGCCTCGGCCTTCGTCGAACGCCAACCCAAGCAACATGCCAAGCTGAATCTGCCGGAATTCCCGACCACGACCATTGGCTCATTCCCGCAGACCAAAGAAGTGCGTCATGCACGCGCCCAGTGGAAAAAAGGGAAACTAAGCGATGCAGACTATGACCAGTTTCTGAAGGAAGAAATCGCTAAATGCGTTGCCTTCCAAGATGCGATCGGAGTCGATATGCCCGTCCATGGCGAGTTCGAGCGCAATGACATGGTGGAGTATTTTGGCGAAAATCTCGAAGGTTTTGCCTTTACCAGCACCGGCTGGGTACAAAGCTTTGGTACTCGCTACGTGAAGCCACCGATCATTTTTGGCGATGTCAGCCGTCCCAACCCGATGACGGTCTACTGGTCCGAGTATGCTCAATCGCTGACCGATCGCCCCATGAAGGGAATGCTCACCGGCCCGGTTACAATCCTTCAGTGGAGTTTCGTGCGTGACGACCAGCCGCGCTCCGCCACCACGTATCAGATTGCCCTGGCCATTCGCGATGAAGTGGTAGACCTCGAAGCCGCCGGAATTGCCGCCATCCAGATCGATGAACCTGCTTTCCGCGAAGGCTTGCCGTTACGCCACAGCGAGTGGGATCGCTATCTCGACTGGGCGGTGAAGGCGTTTCACCTCAGTGCCTGCGGCGTGAAGGATGACACCCAGATCCACACTCATATGTGCTACTCTGAGTTCAACGACATCATCGACTCGATCGCCGCTCTGGATGCCGATGTGATCACGATTGAGACCTCACGCTCAAATATGGAGCTGCTCGATGCCTTCGTGGACTTCAAGTATCCCAATGAGATCGGCCCAGGTGTCTATGACATCCACTCGCCACGGGTACCTCCCACCGATGAGATGAGCAACCTGATGTCAAAAGCGGAAGCTGTACTCCCACGTCGCAACCTCTGGGTCAACCCAGATTGTGGCCTCAAGACCCGTCAATGGTCGGAAGTGAAGCCTTCGCTGATCAACATGGTCGAGACCGCATCAAAACTTCGCGCTACGGCCTCC